The Hippopotamus amphibius kiboko isolate mHipAmp2 chromosome 16, mHipAmp2.hap2, whole genome shotgun sequence genomic interval GCTGGTGTGGAAAAACTATTTGATGTCAGAGGAGGAAATAAACTTTCAATCCCCCCCCccataatattttgaataatttcacTCTTCTTGGTTGCTTTATAATAACATATTTGTCAAATATTATTGTGTATGAAGTTTTAACGTTTAGCATCTTTTTAATCTTCCTTCAGAACCACATGATTCGTGTTAccttgtattttaatatattggcTTTAGACCCATCTTATTCTTCTtctgtagaaaaaaaaactttgcttcTCTCATCTATTTATTTCTTGAGAAGACCTTTAGAATAATTGGGtcagattctttaaaaaataatctcattgggattttgattgaatttgcattaaaaccacaatggaatTTGGATAGAATTAACATCAGCACAACATTCAGACTAGCTACCCAGGAAAATAGTCTCTCAAGTATTCAAGGATGCTTTAGAAGATATATTTGGGCCTTAGGGGTACGGAATTGGATTACTTACAGCCGCTGGCCCTTAGCACACACTGCTGTTACGTGTGTACAATTCTTAAGCTATTATCTCTTGGTTTCCAATTCACTCCCTTGTGAATCTGGGACTCTGGGACTCGGCAAACCACGCGTCTTTGCCAACTGGCTGTGTTCAACTCTGCCAATAGGGGGCACCAAAGAGACTGTAGAAGCCTGGAGGAAACAATGGGACTGGGCTCTTCTGGTTTGCTCTTTGCTTATTTCCAGTCAGTTTCTAGTTCTTATCAGCATCAGGGAGCacagcttctttttcttttccttttctttttaaagtaagagTACCTATGTTTTggttgtttgcttctttgttttttaaattaattaatttattggcttcagtagttgtggcacgtgggctcaatagttgtggctctcgggctctagagagcaggctcagtagttgcaacttACGGGCTGAGTTGCGGCttacgtggcatgtgggatcttcccagactggggctcgaatccgtgtcccctgcattggcaggtggattcttcaccattgcgccaccatggaagtctcCCGCACAGCTTCTTTATCCCAGCTGAGGCAGTTCCTTTCTGTAGTAGCTGCTAAATCTAGTTTGCCGTTTTTCCAAATCTTGCACACCCTCAGAGATACCAGCACCATTTCAGTGTGCCTCCAGAGAAGGTCCCAGTCCCTGGTGGTCCTCTGAGCTCATATATACCTGCACCAGCTGAGCAATCCTCCCTCCTCATTGTCTGAGTTTCATCTTTAGTGAGCCTCTCATCCAAGTGTTTAGTTTTCATAATTCTAACCTACATCCTTTGTTTTTCCTGCACCAGAGGTATTAGCTGCTTCCCGTAGTCACTACCACCGTGAGACCACAGGGCACTGTTTTTGCCTTTTCAGTTACCTGGTTACCAGCCCTTTATACCTGAGTAGCATCTCTTTATATGAAATCATCTCTATGAAAATAACTGGTGTGATTTCTGTCTCCTGAATATCTCTTGACTGACATCAACATTGGCAAGAAGAAGCAGATTCTCAAAGATGGGGTTTGGGGATGGTTTAGTTGGTTTTTTAGGATTTGGAAATAGTGATGAGCTCCTTTAGATTGGGTCGCTTAAAcaacaatttatttctcacagttctggaggctgggaaatcccaGGTCAAAGTGCTGGCAGATTTAGTGTCTGGTGAAAAGCCTGCTTCCttgtttgcagatggctgccttcttgctataTCTTCATCTggtgagaagagggagagagattgtCTCTTCTTAAGAAGGGCACCAATCCCATCATGACTTCATCTAATTACCTTCCAATGGCCCCATCTCCCAATACCACCAGATTAGAGcctcaacatacgaattttgagGGACACATACACTCCCTAGCACTATATACTCATAAAATGAGGATTATTATTCATCCTCTGAGGGGTTTTAGATCCCCGGTTCCCATCATTTTGTGGGTACAAATGAAACCACATTAATAAGTCTCGTATCTCCTATCTTCGAATCTATAAATCAATTGAAGAGAAGTAACATCTTTATAATGATATATTATAAACCATGAATATGGTATCTCTCCACTTGTTAAGGTCTTTAACttctctcaataatttttttaaatttatttatcggctgagttcggtcttcgttgctgcacaagggctttctctagttgtggcgagcaggggctactcctcattgtggtgtgcgggcttctcagtgccgtggcttctcttgtggagcaccagctctaggcatgcgggcttcagtagttgcagcacatgggctcagtagttgtggtgtgcaggctcagtagttgtggcgcacaggcttagttgctttccggcacgtgggatcctcccaggccagggcttgaacccgtgtcccctgaattggcaggcagattcttaaccactacaccaccaaggaagtccctaattgtgaacttttctgtttatattatacttcaattatacatttaaaaatagcattagTGTGCTGGtgtaaaatatgtccacaaattgACATTCTCTTCAAAATATGTCTGCAAATTCTTTGACACACCCTTTGAGTATGATCTGGACTTACTCAGTTCTAgtgaatataaaaagagaaaacgaTGGTGTGCAACTTCAAAAACTAGGTCATTAAAAACACCGTAGCTTCTTGCTTGGTCTCTCTTAGATGGCTTGTCCTGGGGGAAGTTAGCTGccatgagaaactgaggcctccaACCAAAAGCCATGTGAATGTGCTGTCTTGGAAGTGTAACCTCCAGCAccagtcaagccttcaggtgatgcagccccagctgacatccTGACTGCAAACTCATGAGGACCCTGAGCCAGTACCATCCAGCTGAGCcactcccagattcctgaccctcagaaattATGTGAGATAATACAGTATACGCAGCTAAGTGTTTTGGAGGGGCGGGTACTTGTTTTACACAGCAGTAGACATGCTTTTTAACATAATCCAGTAAGAGTCATCCTAAAAAATGTTGGCTTGACAGGCTCAAACTGCAGCACAGAACCTTATTTCTACCCCCTActtccttttcaaagaaccatcgTCGACACCCCGTTGGCTGAGGATGAAGTCATCGTGAGCATAGGTACATAGTGTGTGTGCAACTTTACTAGCTCTCTTGGTGCCAAAAAGGAGACGGAATTCATGCCAGCATGAGGGGCCATTTATTGCTCAAGGGTTGGGCCCCCACGTTTTGGGGAAGTTCCCCCACCACTTCCTCCCCCCATTGTCCCCGCGGACCCCTCAAGTGGCAGGTTGCTGAGTTGATCGTGGAGGGAGCACATCTTCAAGTGTAGATAGTCCAGAgcggccaccttctccctgtaaTGAGAGAGCAGGCAGTTCGTGCTGGGGAGGCTGGGTGCCACGGGGCTGCTGTGGAAGCCGGGGGTGACTCAGGCCCTTTCCCCAAGACCTCACCCTCCTCCCATGCCCTCAGCCTCCTTCCTCACTCCGGCTTCATCTTGTCCGTCAGCAGCAGGTTCTTGGCCCGCAAGGCTTCGTCTTGGGCCAGCCGAAGGGTGGAGCTCAGGGCCTCTGCCCTGACGTGTTTGGCCAAGGCCTGGCGCTCCAGCTCCTGGGGAGAGGAGTGTAGGCGCGGCTGGGCTTGCTGgactgggctgggggtggagggggatcTGGATCGCGGAGGGCAAGGGGCAGGGTCCCCTGGGGCCCGCATTGCGCCCCCAGAGTAGCCCATCATGCCTTGAGCCTGAGGCTGACCCCAGCATCCCACAATGCACTGGGCCTCCCACATCTCATTGTGCACTAGACTTGTGTCTGCCCCGTTTGTCCCCTGTTGCACTGGCCTTTCTGTCCCTGCAAGCACTAAATCAACATCTATCACATTGTCCCCTAATGCCATCATTCATTTGATGTCCAGGCCCCCATATCCCATCACGTGGTGATCATCTACATCCTGTAATTCACATTATGGGATGTGACCCTACATCTCCTTATCTATTAGGCCAGCCTCTTGATGACAGTAGTACTCCTCAGTGCTCTGGTTCCCTATACCCCACAATGCACCAGGCCCCATGTCCTATCATGTCTTAGTCCTGCAGCTCTGCCACATGACTGTCCCTTACTGCCTCATTTGTCTGTCTCACCCACTACAATTCATATCCCATCATACATCTGGCCAATATCCCATAATATACTAGATCTCTACGTTTCAGAATGTACCCCGGCCTCAAGTTCCATCAGTTATTGGATTTGAGTCTCTGTGCCATGCCTCACGTAGAGCTGTGGTTCCGTTCCCCATAATGTATTAGCTTACTGTGACCCGTATTCGCTGGGTCCCCTGTCTCGCCTCAATGATCCCATGTAATGCATTACCTCTCTTAAGGCTCATAGAAAATCAGGCTTATAGTCCATGAAGCTGTAGACTGGTGTTTGCCTCCCCTGTCCCACAGTGCGCCCGATCCATGTCCCATCATGCTCTGGGCTCATGTCCATCACCCAAGCTTCCATAATGATTGACCTATGACTCACTATCCACCAAACTGCTCCCCTCTCATCCCGTCCCGACATGTTAGAGGCAAGTGTTCCCCCAGTACCGGCTGCCCACAGCTCACCCTTCCCATCCTGCCACACTCCAGCAGTATCCTTGTGCCTggggctcccctccccctgccctgaccAAAAAGTGGGGCATGGTGGCCCATGGTCCTTGGTACCAGAATCTTCTTGTGTAGCCTCTGGCAgctgaggcaggcaggagccaggcCCCTCTGTTTCACTTCATCCACTAGTGGGGTCAGCGCTCGCTCCAGCAGCTGCTGCAAGGACTCCGTGGACAACTGCTGCccctggctgggggaggggtagtTACCAGGTGAACGATGCCTCGGACCAACTCCATTCCCAGGATACACCATGCCCACCTGCTCAGCCTCCACCCAGGTCCCGTTTCCACTGTGCACCCAGGCAACCTTCCCACCACGCAATGGGGCCAAACTACAGTGCATCAGGTATGCTCTGGTTTCCACAGCATGGGGAATTCCCACAGTGCCTGGGGATTTCCACCACGTGGTCCTTGGTTCATCAAAAACTCACATTTCCCACAATGCACTAGTTAAAACCAATCCCACTTTGTATTGGAAGTGCCCCCCACCTTTCCTAGTACAATTCAAGCATGGTATCCCTTGGCTCCCCAATACCCCAAGGTCTCACTTCCCTAAAATGCACTGAGAAACCCTGCCTCCTACCCAGTACCACTTCCCAACCTTCCCACAATGCACTGGAAATCCAGGATGCTCAAAACACATCAAATCTTTCTTGTGTTCCACAAGACACTGACTTCACCTTGTGGTGAGGGAAGAAATGTGACTCCCACAGTGCAGCAAGACTGGCCCATCCTACAATACATGGGAGTACCCTGTCTTCCACAATGAATTTCCCTCCCCACTCTTGCTAAAGTCTCATCTCCTTCAATGCTTGGTCCTCAAAATGATGCAGAATGCACCTGGAGCCAGGTGCCGCCCCCTTACCTGGCACAGCGGGCACAGGAGCCTTGGGCGGCCCGATCTAGGTTCATAGAGAGGTCGGACCCTCTTCGAGAGTTCTGAAATTGCCGCCCAAGCTCTTCCAGAATCGGTTTCACTGGGCCCAGCCCCTCCAGTTCACTCCGCAGTGAAGCCACAGACACTGCTGACCGCTCCACCCTGAGGTGTGAGAGTAAGCAGTGCAGTGAGGTTGCCTCTCCAACAGTACACAGGCAtgctctggggtgtgtgtgtgtgtgtgtgtgtgtgtgtgtgtgtgaccacaccatgtggcttgtgggatcttagttccccaaccagggattgaaccccggcccttggcagtgaaagcaggagtcctaaccaccagaccgccagggaattccccttccttctctttaccccacttcatttttatgaaagacctacattaaTACCTGCtttcactaaccaaaagaaatctgaagaggactttcacttttatgaaagagcatttgttttgcagcaaGCTGTTACAGAAGCAGGACACACTCAAGCAACGACAGTGGCGCCACCAAGCTCCTTCTCTGAGAATTACACTCACtatctcagcatcaagccaccatagctttgaactgtgttgTCTGTGGGCATCTGTGCTTTATCCCAATGCATTTGTGCATCTGTTAGCAAGATGTATTCTAAGGTACTTGCTTCTTCGCTTTGGGTTATTTTGGCTTACAGAAGGTTTCACAGGAACTGCTCTACTTTTGGATGGCAGAGAAATCTGTAGTCCTCCTATGAAGGCTCCATCCAAGATTAGCCCAGCACCTCTGTCTCCATCCAGTTTGCAGTACCCTGCTCTGCCTTGACCTCTCTGCTCTGACTGGTACCGCCTTTTGCGTTTTATTGTCGGGAACGCCAGTCCCTGTTCTCTAATTGGTTTCCCCTGTTCCTACTTGGCTCCTCACCTTGTCCTTTTAAGGCATGGAACTCATCTCTTCTCTAAGTGGCTCCGCCCCTCAGTCCTTCTTAGGTATAACACGCCCCTCCCTACCCTCTAATTGGGGCGTCCACCTGTCAGTATGTGGTCTCCACCCGATTGGCTCCAGCTGATTGGCCCACCCCTTTCCCTCAAGGCTCCGCCCTCTCACGTCCCCACACATTGCGCTCGCCTGGGCCCTCACATAGTGCACAGCTCGTCCGCCCGGCCCCGCAGCTCTTGCAGGCCCTGCGCGGTCTGCGCCTGCTCGCGCTGCGCCCGctcccactggcccaggaagccgtCGAGCCTGCCGCCCAGGCCCCCGAGCAGCCGTAGGGCCTCCTGCACCGCTCCCTCCTCCTGATGCCACCGGGCGGTCAGTGAGGACACCACCCTTCTGTAGAGGCAGAGGTAAGGAGCGGGTCAGGGCGAGGTTTGGACATGCCAtcgtccgccccgccccgccaagACCACGCCCGTGGCTCCAGACCCACCCAGTCCCCGAATTATCCTGTCCTGTTCATTTCTTGGAATCCTCGCATGTCCTCCAGAACGCTGCTTCTACCCCCTTATCAGATATCCTGGCCTTCCCTCggcctgccccccagccccacatCAGCTTCTCCAGACACTGCCTCCTCAAGATACCGCCAACCCTGTCCCCCTGCGTTTGGAACCTCCAAAGACCTGCCACCTCCCAAAACCCGCCGGCCCTATACTCAAAACCCCATTCTTCGAAGTCCTGCCCTTCCGGGTCACTGCCCCCAGAACACTCCCCACTAGGCTCTTCGAGGCTCCCCCGCCCCGGGACCCTGTCCTCCAAGAGCTTCGAGGCTCCACTCCCTGGGCCCATCCCGGGATCGCACTTGCCTCAGCTCCTCAAGGCCAGCAGAGACCTTCTGCAACTCCTGCTCGCTCACGATGGGGCCTTCCCCTGCCCGGGGCCCCATTCCCCAGCCGCCTGGGACCAGGCCTCGGGGTCGCGGGGGTTCGTCGGGGCTCCCTGACGGGCCAGAGCAGCCTGGTGGCTGGGTGGCGGGGCCCAGGCCCTGCCGGGAGAGGCCAGCCTCCAGCTTCTGCTCTAGCTCCTGCAGCTCGGCCTCCTGCCTCCTCGGCGTCTCATCCTGCAGTTGCTGCTGGAGGTAGCGCAGCTTCTCCTGGGCGGGGAAGCAGGGCAGGGTTGCCACGGTCGGCCCCTTGCCTCCCACAACCATCACCTCCACCCCCAAATCCACCCAATGAATTTCTGAGACTGGAAAGTAGATGGATGTGGGGACGGGACACTGGGAAGTCGCACTCGAAGTCTAAATGGACTCCTGCTTGCTGTTACTAGGGAGGGATGCCCCATTGGAAGCCTAGCTGGAGTCCAACTCACTATCTCCATCTAGCCCTCCACCCCCGCTCTAATCCTCGAAGGCATCAGATTCTAGACCCTCCTGTTTAGTAAGAACAACTGAAGCTTTTCCAACATCTTGTTGGGAAGTGAGTGGGTATGTGGGCAGGAAAGGCATTCCCACTCCAAGTCTGACATGAATCCCTCTCTCTGGGACTTGAATATGACTGTGCATGGAAAAGTATGACCATGAACATGAAGGGGcagtgtggtggtggtggcggtggtggtggcggcggcggcggtggcggcggcaggGCGGGAAGGCCCACCCGAAGTCTACCTCAAATATCTCACGTATCTGGCCCCCTTCCCCAAGTCCGCAGACCCCTCCCCCTTACCTCCAGCAGGGCAGAGTTCTGCTTCAGGACATTGGTTTTTATCTCAGCATCTTCCACCGACCTGGTCACCTTCCGGCAATTCTCCTGGGTCAGGACACCAGGGCGGGGGCCCTGCCTTCCCATTCCAGTTCCACCTCGAAAACCTTATCCTTGCTATTTTCCACCCAGGCTCCACCCCCGCATCCAAGACACGCCCCCTTCAGAGAGGTGTGCCTTCTGATTACTGGTCTGCCCTTTCCGGGCTTGGTTCCCTTGGCTAAAGGGATTAGACTTTTATTAGACCGCTCCTTTTCCACTTCCCCCCACCCATTTCCTGTCCACCAGTCCCTTCCTCCCCATTTCCTCTCACCTTCTTCCTACTCCCGCTCCCTTCTCCTCGCCCTGCTCCTGCCGCCCAGGGGCTCACCTTGAGTTGACTACAGTACCCTTCTAGTTCTTCCGCCTCTTGCCGCCTTCTCTCTAGATTCTCACTCAGCACAGAACACTCACTCTGGATCatggaagggaggaggggttAGCCTCAAGGAGACACCCCatggggaggagaggcagaaagtTTCCTTTAcctcctgagcctcagtctccctaGCTGGACTGTGGGTGCATCGAGCTGGAGGACAGCTCTGAGAGGGGAACGTGAccctggagggagaggagatgttgggggtggggtgggcggtcCTCACACCTGCAGCGTCAGCACGTGCTGGTTAACCCGAGTGGTCTTTTCCTTCAAGCTGGTGATGGAGTCTTTAGCACGGACCAATCCACTGTTGACGCCACTCTGGGGAAGAATGGGAGACAGGTGGGTCAGTGGGTGCATGGAAGCAAACCCCAACCCCAAGAGAAAGTCTAGAACTAGCTTTACACCTTGATTCTGTCCTGGAATAGCTGTGGAATTTGGGGCAGGGCTGTGCCTCTTTGATTCTTGGTATTCCTGCTCCATTAAACTGGGGGGCAGATTGGTTTTCTGCTTAATggatgggaagaaaaataagtaggatccaggagggagtgggggtgggggagctcagACATGTGGGAGAAGGAGGAATGTTCTTAACCTGAGATAAATGTCTTCGGGATCCACAGACATAAATAAGATAAACTGTTAACACACATGCCCTGTCTTTCTCTCCAGGCAGTGGAGAATTCTAAAGATAACCCACTTTCCAGATATAAGCACTCACTGTGCACCAAGCCAAGCACTTACCCACgttttcccttttattcctcAGAACCACACCTCTTGAGATTATCTGGCCCATTTTGCAAGTGAGGCAAATGAGACAGAGAGGGAACATCCCTTTTACTTCCAGGTGCATGAGACAGGAGATGGCCTTGTCAGAATTTATACTCAGAgcctttgtttttttatatttatttatttatttatttatttatttatttatttagaggcTTTGTTTTAAACTGTGACATCATATGGCCTCTAATCTTCGCTACCCTGTGTCATCATAAAATGCCTTATGACTCCTGTCAAACAAACTGGCTCAGGAGGGGCGCACGTGACAGGATCTCCATTCTCCCACCTTCCACGTTTATAGAAGACTTAGCCTGGCATATGACTGCCCAGCAAAAAGACTATAATTCCCAGGTACCCTTGCAGCCAGGGTGGCCATGTGACTaggttctggccaatggaatatGAGTGGAAATAATATAGGCAGTTTCCAAGTCATGCCTTTAATAAAGGAAAGTAGGGAATacacctccctctctctccctacaaTGTGGATGGCTAAAGCTGAAGCAGCCACCTTGGACCATGAGATGGAGGACACAAGATAAAAGAAGACTGAATCCTCAACCCTGTGAAGCCTCCATACTCAATTCCAACCACTTATGAGTACTTTTACATGTGACAAAGAGAACATTTTCCATCTTGTTTATGCTACTTTGTGTCTTTCTGTTATAGCAACCAAACTTGTGACTTAATAGCTCAGCCCCCAGAACACTGGAGCCTCTAACATACTGCATTCAAAGAGACCTGATATATTTGAGACATTTATGTGAGCGATAAACTATCCTGCTTCAATCAgatattttggtttcttttacaGCTGCAGAActaatacacaaaacaaaagagagaacaaGCTTCCTCcattgtaaaatgggaacaacttCACATTTCTTGCATaactgctctggagaacagttgtgataaacaatattgtattaggGTGACAGCAAAATGGTAGAGTTGGAAACCCCCAAATTCCACCCCtccataaaaacaatgaaaaaaactgGCCGAAACTATGAGTCAAGTCATTGAGAGgattataacaactataaatatatatgcacctaatagaGCTTCAAAACACATGAATCAAAAACTGTCagaattgggaattccctgacggtccagtggttaggactctgtgctttcactgctgagggcctgggttcaattcctggtcaaggaactaagatcctgcaagccctgcAGGgtggccaccaccaccaccaaaaacaaaaaacactgacataattgaaaggagaaattgacaatttAACAGTAATGgttggagactttaataccccaatTTCAAGAATGGATTGAACAACTAGAGAGTAGAtcagcaaagagatggaaaaacttGGACAACACTATAAAGCAACCAGACCTAACAGGCATctacagaacattccacccaagagcagaatacacattctgcTCAAGTGAAATTAAACATTGTTCATATGGCTGAAGATAGACCATATATtaagtcacaaaacaagtctcaatgaatgtaaaaggatttgaaaacaaagtatgttttctgaccTCCATGACCTCAGTAGGATGAAATTAGGAGTCAATAGcagaaagaaatttgggaaactcaaaaatacatgaaaataaacaacacaCTCAAACAGCCAATGGGtagaagaagaaatcacaagaggaATTATACTTAggaatgaaggaaattgaaaacaCAATGTACCGAAACCTGTGAGATGCAGCAGAGGGGATACTTTGAGGGAAATTTAGAGCTGTAAACACATACATCgaaaaagaacttaaaatcaGTAACCTAATCTTCcatcttaagaaactagaaagagaagagacaactaaacccaaagctagcagaaggaaggaaataataaagattagagtggaaaaaaatgaaatagagaatagaaaaacagtagagaaaaatcaacaaatccAGAAGtcggttttttgaaaagatcaacaaaattgacaaacttttcgCTAGACcacaaaaaagaggaagaagactcaaattactaaaatcaggaaggaaagaggggacaTTACTACCAATCTTACGGAAAGAGAAAGGATTACAAGGGAACACTATGAACAATTGTGTGTCATCAAATATGAAAcctagatgaaaaggaaaaattcctTGCAAAGCACAAACTAACTCAAGTAGAGCTAGGACATCCAAATAGATCTATAACGAGTAAAGAGATTGAGTTAGTAATTTGAAAacttccaacaacaacaacaacaaaagcccagatggcttcattggtTTAATTCtaccaatcatttaaaaaagagtTGCTGCCAATTCATCTCAAACTCTTcaccaaagaaacagaagaagagggaactaactcattctgtgaggccaatgttaccctgataccaaaaccaaagacatcaccAGAtaataaaactacagaccaatatcccttctGAAAACAGCcacaaaattttcaacaaaatactagcaaaccaagtCCAGcagcatataaaaaggattatacaccatgccaagtaggatttatcccaggaatgcaaaattGGTTCAACATGAAAACTAACACACCTTATTAGTAACATACAGAGGGGGAAAACACAATCATGTCACTGAACAGAGAaatagcatttgacaaaatccagtaCCCTTTCATGacaaaaaacactcaacaaactagaagTGCAAGGGAACTTTCTCATCTTGGTGAAGGgcacctacaaaaaaaaaataattaaaagccaaTAAGACC includes:
- the TSKS gene encoding testis-specific serine kinase substrate isoform X6 — its product is MASVVVKTIWQSKEIHEAGDPPAGVESRSQLVPEAPAGVTSPVKGIAKKKKAVSFHGVEPRMSHEPMHWCLNLKRSSAYTNVSLLNLAAMEPIDSSGTDSTAEDSSSLALPVPPASPTPPWAPDDPDITEILSGVNSGLVRAKDSITSLKEKTTRVNQHVLTLQSECSVLSENLERRRQEAEELEGYCSQLKENCRKVTRSVEDAEIKTNVLKQNSALLEEKLRYLQQQLQDETPRRQEAELQELEQKLEAGLSRQGLGPATQPPGCSGPSGSPDEPPRPRGLVPGGWGMGPRAGEGPIVSEQELQKVSAGLEELRRVVSSLTARWHQEEGAVQEALRLLGGLGGRLDGFLGQWERAQREQAQTAQGLQELRGRADELCTMVERSAVSVASLRSELEGLGPVKPILEELGRQFQNSRRGSDLSMNLDRAAQGSCARCAREKVAALDYLHLKMCSLHDQLSNLPLEGSAGTMGGGSGGGTSPKRGGPTLEQ
- the TSKS gene encoding testis-specific serine kinase substrate isoform X4: MASVVVKTIWQSKEIHEAGDPPAGVESRSQLVPEAPAGVTSPVKGIAKKKKAVSFHGVEPRMSHEPMHWCLNLKRSSAYTNVSLLNLAAMEPIDSSGTDSTAEDSSSLALPVPPASPTPPWAPDDPDITEILSGVNSGLVRAKDSITSLKEKTTRVNQHVLTLQSECSVLSENLERRRQEAEELEGYCSQLKENCRKVTRSVEDAEIKTNVLKQNSALLEEKLRYLQQQLQDETPRRQEAELQELEQKLEAGLSRQGLGPATQPPGCSGPSGSPDEPPRPRGLVPGGWGMGPRAGEGPIVSEQELQKVSAGLEELRVERSAVSVASLRSELEGLGPVKPILEELGRQFQNSRRGSDLSMNLDRAAQGSCARCASQGQQLSTESLQQLLERALTPLVDEVKQRGLAPACLSCQRLHKKILPSPASPAAPTLLSPGAGAPGLGQTRQGRGPELHPSAGPRRSLAGQEPAADGQDEAGVRKEAEGMGGGEKVAALDYLHLKMCSLHDQLSNLPLEGSAGTMGGGSGGGTSPKRGGPTLEQ
- the TSKS gene encoding testis-specific serine kinase substrate isoform X2: MASVVVKTIWQSKEIHEAGDPPAGVESRSQLVPEAPAGVTSPVKGIAKKKKAVSFHGVEPRMSHEPMHWCLNLKRSSAYTNVSLLNLAAMEPIDSSGTDSTAEDSSSLALPVPPASPTPPWAPDDPDITEILSGVNSGLVRAKDSITSLKEKTTRVNQHVLTLQSECSVLSENLERRRQEAEELEGYCSQLKENCRKVTRSVEDAEIKTNVLKQNSALLEEKLRYLQQQLQDETPRRQEAELQELEQKLEAGLSRQGLGPATQPPGCSGPSGSPDEPPRPRGLVPGGWGMGPRAGEGPIVSEQELQKVSAGLEELRRVVSSLTARWHQEEGAVQEALRLLGGLGGRLDGFLGQWERAQREQAQTAQGLQELRGRADELCTMVERSAVSVASLRSELEGLGPVKPILEELGRQFQNSRRGSDLSMNLDRAAQGSCARCASQGQQLSTESLQQLLERALTPLVDEVKQRGLAPACLSCQRLHKKILELERQALAKHVRAEALSSTLRLAQDEALRAKNLLLTDKMKPEEKVAALDYLHLKMCSLHDQLSNLPLEGSAGTMGGGSGGGTSPKRGGPTLEQ
- the TSKS gene encoding testis-specific serine kinase substrate isoform X1 yields the protein MASVVVKTIWQSKEIHEAGDPPAGVESRSQLVPEAPAGVTSPVKGIAKKKKAVSFHGVEPRMSHEPMHWCLNLKRSSAYTNVSLLNLAAMEPIDSSGTDSTAEDSSSLALPVPPASPTPPWAPDDPDITEILSGVNSGLVRAKDSITSLKEKTTRVNQHVLTLQSECSVLSENLERRRQEAEELEGYCSQLKENCRKVTRSVEDAEIKTNVLKQNSALLEEKLRYLQQQLQDETPRRQEAELQELEQKLEAGLSRQGLGPATQPPGCSGPSGSPDEPPRPRGLVPGGWGMGPRAGEGPIVSEQELQKVSAGLEELRRVVSSLTARWHQEEGAVQEALRLLGGLGGRLDGFLGQWERAQREQAQTAQGLQELRGRADELCTMVERSAVSVASLRSELEGLGPVKPILEELGRQFQNSRRGSDLSMNLDRAAQGSCARCASQGQQLSTESLQQLLERALTPLVDEVKQRGLAPACLSCQRLHKKILPSPASPAAPTLLSPGAGAPGLGQTRQGRGPELHPSAGPRRSLAGQEPAADGQDEAGVRKEAEGMGGGEKVAALDYLHLKMCSLHDQLSNLPLEGSAGTMGGGSGGGTSPKRGGPTLEQ
- the TSKS gene encoding testis-specific serine kinase substrate isoform X5, producing the protein MASVVVKTIWQSKEIHEAGDPPAGVESRSQLVPEAPAGVTSPVKGIAKKKKAVSFHGVEPRMSHEPMHWCLNLKRSSAYTNVSLLNLAAMEPIDSSGTDSTAEDSSSLALPVPPASPTPPWAPDDPDITEILSGVNSGLVRAKDSITSLKEKTTRVNQHVLTLQSECSVLSENLERRRQEAEELEGYCSQLKENCRKVTRSVEDAEIKTNVLKQNSALLEEKLRYLQQQLQDETPRRQEAELQELEQKLEAGLSRQGLGPATQPPGCSGPSGSPDEPPRPRGLVPGGWGMGPRAGEGPIVSEQELQKVSAGLEELRRVVSSLTARWHQEEGAVQEALRLLGGLGGRLDGFLGQWERAQREQAQTAQGLQELRGRADELCTMVERSAVSVASLRSELEGLGPVKPILEELGRQFQNSRRGSDLSMNLDRAAQGSCARCASQGQQLSTESLQQLLERALTPLVDEVKQRGLAPACLSCQRLHKKILELERQALAKHVRAEALSSTLRLAQDEALRAKNLLLTDKMKPE
- the TSKS gene encoding testis-specific serine kinase substrate isoform X3 translates to MASVVVKTIWQSKEIHEAGDPPAGVESRSQLVPEAPAGVTSPVKGIAKKKKAVSFHGVEPRMSHEPMHWCLNLKRSSAYTNVSLLNLAAMEPIDSSGTDSTAEDSSSLALPVPPASPTPPWAPDDPDITEILSGVNSGLVRAKDSITSLKEKTTRVNQHVLTLQSECSVLSENLERRRQEAEELEGYCSQLKENCRKVTRSVEDAEIKTNVLKQNSALLEEKLRYLQQQLQDETPRRQEAELQELEQKLEAGLSRQGLGPATQPPGCSGPSGSPDEPPRPRGLVPGGWGMGPRAGEGPIVSEQELQKVSAGLEELRRVVSSLTARWHQEEGAVQEALRLLGGLGGRLDGFLGQWERAQREQAQTAQGLQELRGRADELCTMVERSAVSVASLRSELEGLGPVKPILEELGRQFQNSRRGSDLSMNLDRAAQGSCARCASQGQQLSTESLQQLLERALTPLVDEVKQRGLAPACLSCQRLHKKILPSPASPAAPTLLSPGAGAPGLGQTRQGRGPELHPSAGPRRSLAGQEPAADGQDEAGGEGGRSGLSTLEDVLPPRSTQQPAT